TATTGACAGGGAATACGTAAGAAGAAGGCTTGAGAGCATAATAGAGGACGAGGACCTTACAAAGTACATCCTGTAGCGGAGAGGAGTATGCTTGAAAGGGTCTCTCTGAAGGTAGCTTCCTTAGGTGGGGACTGCTACGTAACGTTTGATAGTGCAGAGAACTTTTACCTTACCGGATTTCGCTCCTCCTTCGGGATTTCCCTTGTTTCGGTAAGGGGGGATTCTTTCTTCATTACAGACGGTAGATACTTAGAGAGGGCAAAGAAGGAAGTTAGAGGCTTTAAGGTTGTTAAGTGGGAAAGCTGGAGTAAGCTAAAGGAATTTTTCAGGGAGAACGGTTTTAAAAGGCTCGTTGTTGACCCTAATAGGTTGAAGCTTTCTACGTATAGAGAGCTCTCTTCCGGTTTTGAAATCGTAGAGGAAAAGGGTTTCTTAAACGAGTTCAGGGCAGTTAAAACGGAGAGGGAAATCTCACTGATAACCAGAGCTGTTCAGATTGCGGAGCTCTCTCTAAAAAGCGTCCTCCACCTTTTAAAGCCGGGCATAACTGAGCTTGAGTTTAGGAGGGAGCTCCTTAACGCCTTCTTTAAGTTTGGTGGTGAAGGGGAGGCTTTCACAACGATAGTGGCCTCTGGCGAGGGTTCTTCTATCCCCCACTGGGAAACTTCAAGGAGGGAAATAAAGGACGGTGACGTTGTAGTGGTTGACTTTGGTACTGTTTATGGCGGTTACGTTTCAGATATTACCAGAACTTTCCTTATCGGAAATGTTCCTTCTGAGATGAAGAGAATCTACGAGGTTGTCAGAGAGGCTCAAGCAGTTGGCATTAAGGCTTTGAAAGCCGGAAAATCCTGCAGGGAAGTTGACGAGGCCGTTAGGAGCTACATAGAGAGTAAGGGTTACGGAGAGTTCTTTGTCCACTCAACCGGTCACGGTATAGGAGTTGAAGTTCACGAAGCTCCCACGCTTTCCCGCAAATCTGATGAAATCCTCAAAAAGAACATGGTTGTAACGGTTGAACCGGGTATCTACATCCCGGAGCTCGGTGGAGTGAGGATAGAGGACGACTGCCTCGTCCTTGAGGAGGGAGCTTTTGTAATTTCACAACTGGATAAGTAGGGAGGTGACTATGGAGAAAATCGTTGACTGTAGAGGATTGGCCTGTCCAGTACCGGTTCTTAAAACGAAAGAAGCGCTTGAGTCAATAGATTCTGGTGTGATTACTGTAATAGTTGATAACAGAGCTTCAAGGGAAAACGTAAAGCGTTTTGCAGAGAAGGCCGGTTGCTCCGTAACAGTTGAAGAAAAGGAAGGTCTTTACTACCTAAAAATCACAAAGGGAGAACCTGTCGCCAAAGAAGGGGTTTCTAAGGAAGAGGAAAGGAAGAAGAACTACGTTGTCTTCATTGCTTCAACTTACGTTGGAGAGGACAAGGAGCTTGGAAAAATCCTGATAAAGGGATTTATAAAGACCTTCCTCAACGCCGACCCTCTACCATCTAAGATAGTTCTTGTAAACACTGCAGTTAAGCTTGCGTGTAGAGGAGCTGATGAGGAGATACTGGGAGCTCTAAAGGAGCTCCAGCAGAAAGGCGTAGAAATTATCTGCTGTGCGACATGTCTTAACTACTACAACCTGCTTGATGAGCTTGAAATTGGCGTTGCTTCAAACGCCTACGACGTTGTTCAGTCCCTTGCAAACGCCGATTCAGTTGTAAGGCTATAATCTTGAAAAGTGTTGTTTCATAGAGCCCTTTTTGAAGCTGTCCTTTCTAAATACTTCAAGGAATTTGGCAGCCTCTCTAAAGGCTGCCTCTACTGAATAACCCTTTACCGTAGAACAGAGAAGGGCTGACGAGAAGGCACATCCCGTTCCCCTTACGGTGAGGTTGTCTTTCTTATGTGAAACCTTTGAAATTACGTTATCGGCTTTTAAGAGGTGGTCTTCAACAAAATCCCCTTTTGGAATTCCCTTAACAACTATGAAGCCCGTGTATTCCTTAAGTAAAGGTTTCAGTATCTCAAACTCTCCAAGGTTGGGAGTTATGACGGTAGATACCTCAATGAGGGGTAGGATAGTTTCAGGCTTTTCTATAAACCTTTTTCCGAAAGTGGGAGAAATTACAGGGTCAAAAACGACGGGGACTCTTAGCTCTTTTAGGAACTCAGCTACTTTCCTGTTTACCTCGTAGTCAACGTGGGGAATGCCAACCTTTACACCTTCTATCCTAAACTCTTCTACTATGAGCTGTAGCTGTTCCTCTATCAGTTCCCCGTCAACGAAGGAAAGCTTCTTTACCCCTTTTGTATTCTGAGCTGTGTTTGCCGTTATGACGGCAGTTCCATAAAATCCAAAGTAGTTGAATGTTCTGATGTCCCTGAGTATTCCAGCACCGCCGGTTGGGTCAAAACCCGCTATTGAGAGCAGGAACTTCAAGGACTCACCTCCTTGCGTAGGATGGATTATAATTTGCCTCCTAAGTTATGGCCGGAGGTTTAAAGATGAAAGTAGCTCTTGCCTGTGACCACGGAGGTTTCAGGCTTAAGGAGGTTATAAAGTCCTACCTTGAGGAGCTCGGAGTTGAGTACGTTGACTACGGAACTTACTCTGAGGACTCCGTAGACTACCCCGATTTTGCCTACAAGGCTGCAAAGGCTATTGTTGAAGGAGAAGCTGACAGGGGTATCTTCATCTGCGGGACAGGTATAGGTATATCCATCGCTGCCAACAAAGTTAAAGGAATAAGGGCTGCCCTTTGTTACAACATCTACGCTGCTGAGATGAGCAGAAGGCACAACAACGCTAACGTTCTCTGTCTTGGTGGAAGGGTCTTAGGAGAAGAGCTTGCAAAGGCAATCGTAAAGGTCTGGCTTGAAACGCCCTTTGACGGTGGTAGACACGAAAGGCGTGTTAACAAGATTTCTCAGATTGAAGAAAACGAATGTGGAGGATAGATAATGAAACACCTGAGAGCAGTAGATGCAGAGGTTTTTGAGGCTCTTAAGTGTGAGTTTAAAAGGCAGAACGAGCACCTTGAGCTCATTGCCTCAGAGAACTTTACAAGCCCTGCCGTTATGGAGGCTCAAGGGTCTGTCCTTACAAACAAGTACGCTGAAGGTTACCCCAGTAAGCGTTACTACGGCGGGTGTGAGTGTGTTGACATCGTTGAGAGGATTGCAATTGAAAGGTGTAAGGAGCTCTTTGGCGCTGAGCACGTAAACGTTCAGCCTCACTCCGGTTCTCAGGCGAATCAGGCAGTTTACCTTGCCATCTTAAAGCCCGGAGACACAATCCTTTCAATGAACCTTTCGCACGGAGGACACCTTTCCCACGGTTCTCCTGTCAACATGACGGGTAAGTACTTTAACGTTATCCAGTACGGCGTTAGGAAGGACACTGAAACGATTGACTTTGACCAAGTTTACCAGCTTGCAAAGGAGTATAAGCCTAAGCTTATCATCTGTGGTGCTTCTGCTTACCCAAGGGTGATTGACTTTGACAAGTTTAGAGAAATTGCCGATGAGGTTGGAGCTTACCTCCTTGCAGACATAGCCCACATTGCAGGTCTTGTTGTTGCAGGTCTTCACCCATCTCCAATTGAGGCCTGCCACTTCGTCACGACAACAACCCATAAGACCTTGAGAGGTCCCCGCGGTGGTGTTGTAATGTGTAAAGCAGAGTTTGCTAAGGAGATAGACAAGGCCGTTTTCCCGGGACTTCAGGGTGGACCTCTCATGCACGTAATTGCTGCAAAGGCCGTTGCCTTTAAAGAAGCCCAGACTGAAGAGTTTAAGAAGTATCAGGAGCAGATTGTTAAGAACGCTAAGGTGATGGCTGAGGAGCTCCAGCGTCAGGGCTTCAGGCTCGTTTCCGGTGGAACTGATAACCACCTCATGCTCGTTGACTTAACAGACAAGGGAATCACTGGTAAGGAAGCTGAAGCTGCCCTTGGCAGGGCTAACATCACCGTTAACAAAAACACAATACCTTTTGATACCCGCAGTCCTTTTGTAACAAGCGGAATAAGAATCGGAACTCCTGCAATAACCTCAAGGGGTATCAAAGAGGACGGAGCAAGGAGAATTGCCCAG
The sequence above is a segment of the Phorcysia thermohydrogeniphila genome. Coding sequences within it:
- a CDS encoding M24 family metallopeptidase, whose product is MLERVSLKVASLGGDCYVTFDSAENFYLTGFRSSFGISLVSVRGDSFFITDGRYLERAKKEVRGFKVVKWESWSKLKEFFRENGFKRLVVDPNRLKLSTYRELSSGFEIVEEKGFLNEFRAVKTEREISLITRAVQIAELSLKSVLHLLKPGITELEFRRELLNAFFKFGGEGEAFTTIVASGEGSSIPHWETSRREIKDGDVVVVDFGTVYGGYVSDITRTFLIGNVPSEMKRIYEVVREAQAVGIKALKAGKSCREVDEAVRSYIESKGYGEFFVHSTGHGIGVEVHEAPTLSRKSDEILKKNMVVTVEPGIYIPELGGVRIEDDCLVLEEGAFVISQLDK
- the yedF gene encoding sulfurtransferase-like selenium metabolism protein YedF; translated protein: MEKIVDCRGLACPVPVLKTKEALESIDSGVITVIVDNRASRENVKRFAEKAGCSVTVEEKEGLYYLKITKGEPVAKEGVSKEEERKKNYVVFIASTYVGEDKELGKILIKGFIKTFLNADPLPSKIVLVNTAVKLACRGADEEILGALKELQQKGVEIICCATCLNYYNLLDELEIGVASNAYDVVQSLANADSVVRL
- a CDS encoding hydroxymethylpyrimidine/phosphomethylpyrimidine kinase, giving the protein MKFLLSIAGFDPTGGAGILRDIRTFNYFGFYGTAVITANTAQNTKGVKKLSFVDGELIEEQLQLIVEEFRIEGVKVGIPHVDYEVNRKVAEFLKELRVPVVFDPVISPTFGKRFIEKPETILPLIEVSTVITPNLGEFEILKPLLKEYTGFIVVKGIPKGDFVEDHLLKADNVISKVSHKKDNLTVRGTGCAFSSALLCSTVKGYSVEAAFREAAKFLEVFRKDSFKKGSMKQHFSRL
- the rpiB gene encoding ribose 5-phosphate isomerase B, which gives rise to MKVALACDHGGFRLKEVIKSYLEELGVEYVDYGTYSEDSVDYPDFAYKAAKAIVEGEADRGIFICGTGIGISIAANKVKGIRAALCYNIYAAEMSRRHNNANVLCLGGRVLGEELAKAIVKVWLETPFDGGRHERRVNKISQIEENECGG
- the glyA gene encoding serine hydroxymethyltransferase, whose translation is MKHLRAVDAEVFEALKCEFKRQNEHLELIASENFTSPAVMEAQGSVLTNKYAEGYPSKRYYGGCECVDIVERIAIERCKELFGAEHVNVQPHSGSQANQAVYLAILKPGDTILSMNLSHGGHLSHGSPVNMTGKYFNVIQYGVRKDTETIDFDQVYQLAKEYKPKLIICGASAYPRVIDFDKFREIADEVGAYLLADIAHIAGLVVAGLHPSPIEACHFVTTTTHKTLRGPRGGVVMCKAEFAKEIDKAVFPGLQGGPLMHVIAAKAVAFKEAQTEEFKKYQEQIVKNAKVMAEELQRQGFRLVSGGTDNHLMLVDLTDKGITGKEAEAALGRANITVNKNTIPFDTRSPFVTSGIRIGTPAITSRGIKEDGARRIAQLIATVLNNINDDAVIEKVKQEVLEICGKYPLYREIEEFYS